Within Pseudomonadales bacterium, the genomic segment TGGTGAACTTGCGCCCCGATGACTATCAGCACGAATACAGCCAGAAAGAAAAACTGTACGAAACCGATCCTGATTTTTGTTGCTCGATCAACAAGGTTTCACCATTGGATAACATCAAAGGTAATTACGATGTGTGGGTATCCAATTTGATGGGCTGGCAAACCGATTTTCGTGCGGATTTGCACATCTTCGAAGAGAGCCACAACATCATCAAATTCAATCCGATGATTGATGTCACGCGTGCAGAATTAGATGCGTATATCGCCGAACACCAGTTGCCGGTACACCCTTTGGTTGCTCAGGGCTATGCTTCGATTGGCTGCTCGCATTGCACGCAGCCCGGTGAAGGTAGAAAAGGTCGTTGGGCGGGCAAAGCCAAAACTGAGTGCGGTTTACACCTCTAACCACACTTTCAACAACTAGCGCGCCAACTCTCCACGCATAGAATTAACGAGCGATTCAGTAATCACCACATCGACAAATTGACCGATCAACGCGGTATCTGTCGAACTAAAATTTACCACGCGATTATTTTCTGTGCGACCTTGCAACTGCCCCGGATCTTTTTTCGAGAAACCGCTGACTAAAATGCGCTGCGTGGTACCAACCATCTGACGACCAATCATCTGCGCATTGTTGGTAATGCGCTGCTGCAAAATCGCCAAGCGCTCTTTTTTTACAGTCTCTGGCGTGTCATCCGGCAAATTCGCCGCCGGTGTGCCAGGGCGTGCGCTGTAAACAAAACTGTACGAAGTATCAAAACCCACATCGTCAATCAGCTTCATGGTTTTGGCAAAATCATCTTCCGTTTCGCCAGGAAAACCGACAATAAAATCGGATGAAATGCTGATGTCTGGGCGAATTTGACGCAGGCGACGAATTTTTGATTTGTATTCAATGGCTGTGTGACCACGCTTCATCGCCGCAAGAATACGATCAGAACCGTGTTGCACCGGCAAATGCAAATGACTGACTAATTCTGGAATTTCTGCGTAGGCATCAATCAAGCTATCAGTGAATTCAACGGGATGCGAAGTGGTGTAGCGAATGCGATCAATGCCTTCAATCGCCGCCACACAAAACAATAGATCAGCAAAATCTGCAGCACTGCCATCGGGCTTGTTGCCGCGCCACGCGTTGACATTTTGCCCTAACAAATTCACTTCGCGCACGCCTTGTGCTGCCAAGTGTGCAATCTCCACCAACACATCGGTTAATGGACGACTGACTTCTTCGCCGCGCGTGTAAGGCACAACGCAAAAAGTGCAATATTTGTTGCAACCTTCCATGATGGAAACAAACGCAGAAACACCGTCGGCTTCTGGCAACGGCAGGCGATCAAATTTTTCAATTTCAGGAAAACTGATATCGACAACGGTGGTTTTTGCATCCGCGTATGAGCGGCGCTGATCAATCATTTCCGGTAAACGATGCAGTGTTTGTGGGCCAAACACTAAATCAACAAACGGTGCGCGTTTGGCGATGCCTTCACCCTCTTGGCTCGCCACACAACCGCCGACGCCAATAATCAATTCGGGACGATCTTTTTTCAGATTTTTCCAACGCCCCAACTGATGAAACACTTTCTCCTGTGCTTTCTCACGAATGGAACAGGTGTTGAGCAAGATGACATCAGCTTGCGCCGGATCATCGGTCAACTGCAAGTCATGGCTATCCGACAACAGCTGCCCCATACGCGTGGAATCGTACTCGTTCATTTGGCAACCGTGGGTTTCGATATACAGCTTGCTCATAGCGTCTTTTCTAGGGTGTTTCGGGGGTTCGGCATTATACAGGCTGCCTCGCTCTGGTATCCTGTCGCACCCTCGCAAGACCTCGGCAAGCATCATGGCCAAGCAAGCTCTCTATAAAGTCGTTTTCGTCAATCAAAGTCAGGTGTTTGAGCTGTACGCTCGCCAGATTTTCCAGAGCGATCTCTACGGCTTCATCGAAATTGAAGATTATGTTTTCGGCGAAAAGTCGGCGATGATCGTCGATCCTGCGGAAGAAAAGCTGAAAAATGAGTTCAACGGTGTAAAACGCAGCTTTATTCCCCTGCACGCCATCGTGCGCATCGACGAGGTGGAAAAAGAAGGCCCCGTGCGTATGACAGAAGTGAAGCCTGGCTCCAATGTCACGCATTTTCCGTTTACGCCACGCCCCCTGCCTGGGCTGATGCCAGACTCCGACGAGTAAGGGGCGCGTTATCAAACGGATTTTCTCCAGCCGACGCTCAATCACTGCTCGCTTCTTGCCACCTATTGTGGTGGCACTGGCGCTGCTCGGTGTGGGTTATTTTCGCCCAGAAGCCTTGGTTGGCATGCGCTCGCTGCTGTCTGACCATGTGGCGCGCCCGCTGTACTGGCTCACCAACTTTCCCTCGCAAGCGCTACATTGGTTCGATGACACTTTCAGCAGCCGTGTGCAGCTAGAAGAACGCAATCGCGCCCTTGAGCACGAGAACCTCATCCTGCAGCGCAATGTACTGCGTATGGCAGCACTACAAGCCGACAATGCACGCCTCAAAGAATTGCTGAACTCCACCGAGATGCTGGATGACTCTGCGCTGGTCTCTGGCTTGCTGGGCGTGTCGTCGGATCCGCGCCGAATGGAAATGGTAGTCAATCGGGGCAAAGCCGATGGCGTGTTTGAAGGGCAGCCCGCGCTGGATGCACACGGCTTGGTTGGCATCGTGACCGAGTTTTCCGAGCACACTGCTCATATTTTGCTGATCACCGACACCAGTAACGCCGTGCCGATACAGGTCAACCGCAACGGCGTACGCGGCATTGCCGAAGGCAGCGGGCGGCTCGATGAGCTGTACATCCGCAATCTGGTACCTACCACCGATATCAAGCAGGGCGATTTGATTGTCAGCTCGGGGTTGGGTGGACGCTACCCGCCGGCCTATCCCGTTGGTGAAGTGACGCGTATTGAGTACGACGATGCTGCTTCATTCCTGCGCGTAGTCGTAAAGCCTTTAGCGCAGTTGGACCGCTTGCAGCAATTGCTGCTGGTCTATCGCCCCGAAGCCAAAATTACGCCGCCTGCAGCCAGCAGCACGAGCGCAGAAGCCAATGCTGCTCAACCCTGATCGCTACTGGTGGCTAGTTCCCACCAGCTTTATTTTTGCGTTTCTCTGGCAGTTTTGGCCGTTACCGCCTTCAGTGAGGGAGCTTGCTCCCGATGCCATTGTTGCCGTCACCCTGTATTGGATGATGCAGAGGCCGCCGCGCATGAGCAGTGGCTGGGCGCTCATCATAGGGCTACTGCGTGACGGCATCGCAGGTACCGCTTTGGGTACGCACGGGCTAGCTTTAGTGCTGACAGCTTATCTCACGCAATTACTGGCCGAACGCTTGCGATCGTTTGCCTTATGGCAGCAAGCGCTCGCTGTTGGCGCACTGTGCACGCTATACCAAATCATCGGCAATTTGATTGAACTGCTGCGCCATGCGGAAACTTCATTGCTACTGCCGGCTCCCATCATTGCCACCACGGTATGCTGGCCTATTTGTTTTCTGGCGCTCAACTTGTTAGAACACGGCTACTCGCGCCGTCCGCATCGAGCCTAATCACAGCTATAGTGCAGCTAATTCCTAACTGACAAAAATCATGAGCGAAGAAATTCTGATCAATGTTGCACCGATGGAAACACGCGTCGCCGTTGTTGATAACGGCGTACTGCAGGAGGTGTACATCGAGCGCGCAGAAAAACGCGGTTTGGTGGGCAATATTTACAAAGGCAAAGTCGTGCGTGTGATGCCCGGCATGCAAGCGGCGTTTGTTGATATCGGACTTGATCGCGCAGCATTTATTCACGCTGCCGACATTGTGACACTCGATGAAAACGGCATGGAACATCGCAAAGTCACGGTGCCAGACATTCGCACACTGGTGCACGAAGGCAAAAACTTAATTGTACAAGTCATCAAAGAACCGATCGGCTCTAAAGGTGCGCGCCTTACAACACACCTCTCGGTATCATCGCGCTTTTTGGTGTACATGCCTTACACCACGCACATCGGCATCTCCCAAAAAATTGAAAACGAAGAAGAACGCGAACGCTTACTTCGCATCGTTGAATCCTGCTTACCCACCGACAACAGCGATAGTGTTGGCGGTTTTATTGTACGAACAGTCGCTGAAAATGCTTTAGCCGAAGAAATACAAACGGACGCTTTGTTTTTGCAAAAACTATGGAATGAATTAAAACCTGTATTAGGCTCTTTTTCTGTGCCCAATGTGGTGTACAACGATTTGCCGCTTTTTCTGCGCACCATGCGCGATGCGGTAAAACCCGGCGTAGAAAAAGTGCGCATAGATTCTCGTGAAGAGTACGAGCGGTTAGTACGCTTTGCTGCCGACTACGAGCCGGGCGCGCGCAGCATGATCGAGCACTACGATGGCGAGCGCCCTATTTTTGATCTCTACAGCGTAGAGGAGGAAATTCAAAAAGCCTTGGAGCGGCGCGTCAACTTAAAATCCGGCGGCTATTTGATCATCGATCAAACCGAGGCGATGACGACGATTGATGTCAATACCGGCGCATTTCTCGGCCATCACAATCAAGAAGAGACGCTATTCAAAACCAATTTAGAAGCAGCGACTGCACTGGCGCGCCAACTGCGTTTGCGCAATTTAGGCGGCATCATCATTGTTGATTTTATCGACATGCAAGATGCCGAACACCAAAGACAGGTACTGCGCGCACTAGAAAAAGCCATCGAGAAAGATCCCGCCAAAATCTCACTGACCGGTATTTCAGAATTAGGTTTAGTGCAAATTACGCGCAAACGCACACGCGAAAGTTTGAGCCGCACTCTGTGCGAAAGCTGCCCTGTCTGCCAAGGGCGCGGCATTTTGAAATCGGCTGAATCGGTGTGTTATGAAATCATGCGTGAAATTTTGCGTGGCGCACGCACTTACGATAGCAAACAGCTTTTGGTTCTCGCCTCACAGGAAGTGATTGATCGTTTACTTGATGAAGACTCCGCCAGCATGGCTGACATTGAAGACCTCACCAAAAAATCGATTCGCTTTCGCGTTGAATCTGCATACAACCGTGAACAATATGACATCGTTCCGCTGTAACACTCTCACTCTGCTCGCGACCGAGTAAAGCAAATGGCGCGGCGGATAGCATTGAAATTGCTCAATGGGCTTTGGTACAGCATTGCTCTTGGCATTATTGTCGCCGCCTCACTGATTATTATTGGGCGCGAAGCCCTGCCGCGCACTGATCTCGCTGACAAGCAATTTCTGCAATACATCAATCAGCACACAGGCGCACAAATTGATGCGGCACAACTACAAGTTAAATGGGTTTCTATTTATCCCGAGGTGAGTGCCGAACGCTTCACCATTGACACAGCAGATGCACATGTAGAACTGCACAAAGTTTTCTTCACCATCAACCTACTCCAAAGTCTATTACAGCGCACGCCGGTAATGGATAGCTTAAAACTGCAACAAGCTGATATTCGTTATACCTTGCCAGAAAACAGCAGCACCACCCCACCCGATTTAGAACGCGATTGGCGTTTCATCAACCGCCTCTTTAATAATGACACCCAAATAAAAAATATCGCCATCACTCTGCAGCGACAAGGCTGGCAAAAAACAGTAAAGCTTGATAATTTTCGTGTTGAGCAGGGCATGATCAATAAGAAATTCTTTTTGCGCCTGCAAGGAAACAACGCACAAAGTTTATCTGCCGTCGGTCGTTTCTCTGGCGATTCTCTGCGCGAAAGCCAAGGCCTGCTTTACATAAAAACGGACAATTTAGCACTCAATGATTGGATACCCACACTGGCACAAAACAGCACCGCCAGTGGTGAAGCGTGGCTGAAATGGGATGGCATGCAACAAACAGACTTCACTGCAAAACTTAAATTACTCTCGCCATCGAATAGTAAAACCATTGGCGATATCACCATCCCACCAGAAATCAACAGCACACTCAGTGGCCAGTGGCGCAAACACGGCGACAGCTATATCGATATTCAATCACTATCGCTGGCCGACGACACATTACTCTCTACAGTTCGCCTTCTTTTCAACAACAACCATTTGCAAAAATGGCGAATACAAACGCCTGCGCTATCACTGGATAGCACTGTAAAACTATTGCCTTTTTTACCCGAAGGCGAACTCAAGGAGCTATTTTCTTCACTGCATCTCAATGGATATTTACGCAATCTTGATATCGCATGGGACAACAGCAAACCCTTGACTGAGCGTATGAAGTTGCAAGCCAACGCCGACAACATCAGCAGCGGCCCATGGTCTGGCGTGCCGGCATTTACCGGTGTTAGCGGTTATCTACAAAGTGGTATCGGCTACGGCTTTATTGATCTGGATAGCAATAACGGCTTTTCGATGCTCTACCCTGATGTGTATCACCAACCGATTGTGTTTCAGCGTGCAGCAGGGCGCGTGCAGTGGCATTGGCAGCCTGAAGAAAAAACTGTTTTAGTGGGTAGTGATTACGCCAGTTTATCCGGCGACCCCGGTGAAGCACGCGGCAATTTTTGGCTGCATTTACCACTTCACGGCGCGGATTTTCACAGCGAATTGTATTTATCGATTGGCTTGCGCAACAGCAAAGCCAAATACCGCAATATGCTTATCCCTTACATTTTGCCAAAAGATTTATTGGCATGGTTAGACAGCAGTATCAAAGAGGCAGATTTATCCGATGCCGGATTTTTATACCGCAGTGGTTTAAGTCACGGTGAAACCAAAGAAGGCGCGGTGCAGTTTTACGGCAATATTCAAAAAGGCGAATTGGAGTTTCATCCTGAATGGCCGCCACTGAAAAACATTGACGCGCATATTTTGGTAGACAACCACAACGCTGAAATTCGCGCACAACACGCCACGCTGTACAACACCGTGATTGATGCCGCACAAATTACCGTACAAGAGCAACATCCAGGCACGGTGCTCGGCATCAACGGTCGTGCACACGGCTCACCCGATGACGGTTTGCGTTTGTTGCGCGAATCACCTTTGCACCAAGCAGTCGGCAACGGTATGGATGCATGGAAAATTACGCAAGGCAACCTGAATACCGCTTTGCAATTACAAATCCCGCTCTCTGGCGCAACGCTGCCACAAACTGAGAATGTGCAATTGCAGCTCAGCAACACACAACTCGATATGCAGGATTTGCGTTTACCGTTTCGCGATGTCAACAGCAATCTCAGTTACGACTCGACCAACGGCTTACAAGCCCCAGCCATCAAAGCCACGCTATTTAACAAAGTCGTTACTGCAACAATCGATAGCAAAAAATCAACGCAAGGATCAACCATTCAAATTGCAGCCAATAGCAGCGCAAACATGAGCGATATCGCCGCGTGGGCAAATATCACTCCACTTAAAATGCTAACAGGTTCTGCCGATTATTCCATTGGCGTACAACTGGGGCCATTTAATCATCAGAAAAACTCTGAGCGCATCGGACAAGTACAAGTTAACAGCCAGCTCAAACAAATCTCTGCTGTTTTGCCAGAGCCATTCACAAAAAATACCGGCGAAGCTGCTCCTTTTACTATGACGGTTGATTTACTAAGCAATAGCCGACAACGCTATCGCTTTAATTATGATCAACTCATTACTGGCACACTGACTGCACACGAAGGAAGCCTCACCGGCGGTGACATTCAATTGCTCGGAGACACCGCCAATACAAGCAACTTAAACGCCATTGAAAATAGTGGAGAGTTGCTTATTCACGGCAACTTATCCAATGCCGACATCCAACAGTGGATCGACATGGTGGC encodes:
- the mreD gene encoding rod shape-determining protein MreD; translation: MLLNPDRYWWLVPTSFIFAFLWQFWPLPPSVRELAPDAIVAVTLYWMMQRPPRMSSGWALIIGLLRDGIAGTALGTHGLALVLTAYLTQLLAERLRSFALWQQALAVGALCTLYQIIGNLIELLRHAETSLLLPAPIIATTVCWPICFLALNLLEHGYSRRPHRA
- a CDS encoding phosphoadenosine phosphosulfate reductase family protein; protein product: VNLRPDDYQHEYSQKEKLYETDPDFCCSINKVSPLDNIKGNYDVWVSNLMGWQTDFRADLHIFEESHNIIKFNPMIDVTRAELDAYIAEHQLPVHPLVAQGYASIGCSHCTQPGEGRKGRWAGKAKTECGLHL
- the mreC gene encoding rod shape-determining protein MreC; this encodes MPPIVVALALLGVGYFRPEALVGMRSLLSDHVARPLYWLTNFPSQALHWFDDTFSSRVQLEERNRALEHENLILQRNVLRMAALQADNARLKELLNSTEMLDDSALVSGLLGVSSDPRRMEMVVNRGKADGVFEGQPALDAHGLVGIVTEFSEHTAHILLITDTSNAVPIQVNRNGVRGIAEGSGRLDELYIRNLVPTTDIKQGDLIVSSGLGGRYPPAYPVGEVTRIEYDDAASFLRVVVKPLAQLDRLQQLLLVYRPEAKITPPAASSTSAEANAAQP
- a CDS encoding DUF1820 family protein, whose translation is MAKQALYKVVFVNQSQVFELYARQIFQSDLYGFIEIEDYVFGEKSAMIVDPAEEKLKNEFNGVKRSFIPLHAIVRIDEVEKEGPVRMTEVKPGSNVTHFPFTPRPLPGLMPDSDE
- a CDS encoding DUF3971 domain-containing protein, whose protein sequence is MARRIALKLLNGLWYSIALGIIVAASLIIIGREALPRTDLADKQFLQYINQHTGAQIDAAQLQVKWVSIYPEVSAERFTIDTADAHVELHKVFFTINLLQSLLQRTPVMDSLKLQQADIRYTLPENSSTTPPDLERDWRFINRLFNNDTQIKNIAITLQRQGWQKTVKLDNFRVEQGMINKKFFLRLQGNNAQSLSAVGRFSGDSLRESQGLLYIKTDNLALNDWIPTLAQNSTASGEAWLKWDGMQQTDFTAKLKLLSPSNSKTIGDITIPPEINSTLSGQWRKHGDSYIDIQSLSLADDTLLSTVRLLFNNNHLQKWRIQTPALSLDSTVKLLPFLPEGELKELFSSLHLNGYLRNLDIAWDNSKPLTERMKLQANADNISSGPWSGVPAFTGVSGYLQSGIGYGFIDLDSNNGFSMLYPDVYHQPIVFQRAAGRVQWHWQPEEKTVLVGSDYASLSGDPGEARGNFWLHLPLHGADFHSELYLSIGLRNSKAKYRNMLIPYILPKDLLAWLDSSIKEADLSDAGFLYRSGLSHGETKEGAVQFYGNIQKGELEFHPEWPPLKNIDAHILVDNHNAEIRAQHATLYNTVIDAAQITVQEQHPGTVLGINGRAHGSPDDGLRLLRESPLHQAVGNGMDAWKITQGNLNTALQLQIPLSGATLPQTENVQLQLSNTQLDMQDLRLPFRDVNSNLSYDSTNGLQAPAIKATLFNKVVTATIDSKKSTQGSTIQIAANSSANMSDIAAWANITPLKMLTGSADYSIGVQLGPFNHQKNSERIGQVQVNSQLKQISAVLPEPFTKNTGEAAPFTMTVDLLSNSRQRYRFNYDQLITGTLTAHEGSLTGGDIQLLGDTANTSNLNAIENSGELLIHGNLSNADIQQWIDMVASYNKLIGSQSNNTGNTIFPSISLTANNATWKDFVFSSLAVNADHNNSAWNLSINTKEAQGKILFYDSGKTPDVIVDTLTINRSKTKNNDSNLNKATQNNIDFSTIPALNIKIDHLIVDAMDIGSISTALRSTPTTLQLNNLKVVGKGYWLRDGSGLNGSTLLWHQKPDGSTSSEFHGLLQMSGEQPVLEHLGIDPFIIGKRVSIFADLSWPGAPQDIDINTMAGSVYTEGRDGKYLQAKPNIALHALSIVNITTWLRRLQLDFSDLSNDGISFDEYKGKILFGKGEMRFVEPLEIESPSSTFKLSGKVLLESNVLDLRLIATLPVGNNATWIAALAGGLPAAAGVYVASKIFDKQISTLSSLSYRITGPSSEPKIEFERIAPLEEKPKNKKKEESVVKKLL
- the miaB gene encoding tRNA (N6-isopentenyl adenosine(37)-C2)-methylthiotransferase MiaB, producing the protein MSKLYIETHGCQMNEYDSTRMGQLLSDSHDLQLTDDPAQADVILLNTCSIREKAQEKVFHQLGRWKNLKKDRPELIIGVGGCVASQEGEGIAKRAPFVDLVFGPQTLHRLPEMIDQRRSYADAKTTVVDISFPEIEKFDRLPLPEADGVSAFVSIMEGCNKYCTFCVVPYTRGEEVSRPLTDVLVEIAHLAAQGVREVNLLGQNVNAWRGNKPDGSAADFADLLFCVAAIEGIDRIRYTTSHPVEFTDSLIDAYAEIPELVSHLHLPVQHGSDRILAAMKRGHTAIEYKSKIRRLRQIRPDISISSDFIVGFPGETEDDFAKTMKLIDDVGFDTSYSFVYSARPGTPAANLPDDTPETVKKERLAILQQRITNNAQMIGRQMVGTTQRILVSGFSKKDPGQLQGRTENNRVVNFSSTDTALIGQFVDVVITESLVNSMRGELAR
- the rng gene encoding ribonuclease G, producing MSEEILINVAPMETRVAVVDNGVLQEVYIERAEKRGLVGNIYKGKVVRVMPGMQAAFVDIGLDRAAFIHAADIVTLDENGMEHRKVTVPDIRTLVHEGKNLIVQVIKEPIGSKGARLTTHLSVSSRFLVYMPYTTHIGISQKIENEEERERLLRIVESCLPTDNSDSVGGFIVRTVAENALAEEIQTDALFLQKLWNELKPVLGSFSVPNVVYNDLPLFLRTMRDAVKPGVEKVRIDSREEYERLVRFAADYEPGARSMIEHYDGERPIFDLYSVEEEIQKALERRVNLKSGGYLIIDQTEAMTTIDVNTGAFLGHHNQEETLFKTNLEAATALARQLRLRNLGGIIIVDFIDMQDAEHQRQVLRALEKAIEKDPAKISLTGISELGLVQITRKRTRESLSRTLCESCPVCQGRGILKSAESVCYEIMREILRGARTYDSKQLLVLASQEVIDRLLDEDSASMADIEDLTKKSIRFRVESAYNREQYDIVPL